One Mercurialis annua linkage group LG3, ddMerAnnu1.2, whole genome shotgun sequence DNA window includes the following coding sequences:
- the LOC126673626 gene encoding DNAJ protein JJJ1 homolog, whose protein sequence is MAATEKRCHYEVLGLSRDSTPEEIRAAYKKLALQRHPDKLVKSGLSQAEATAQFQELSQAYEILSDPKERTWYDSHRSQILFSKPNDVNSSVPIPNLFSFFSNTVYFGYTDTGKGFYKVYSDVFSKIYANEVSYCKKLGLGLDNVKEMPVMGNLESPYEQVTAFYNYWLGFATVMDFCWADQYDAMAGVNRKSRRVMEDENKKVRKKAKREFNETVRGLAEFVKKRDKRVIDMMVKRNAEMEKKKAEERERKKKLERERMERARAYEEPEWARADEDVGEVDGFEEEEETENKKGNGDKELYCVVCGKKFKSEKQWKNHEQSKKHKEKVAELKDAYGHEDEEEETEEEADFGGGDEDNDQGTVLDTDELEERFKEGVRISGDENGVDNHELSDEEDGFFDVEDVDEVEGSNVGNENDDEHEGEDVDEVEESIVGNENGGEHEGEGDDWEMSVLKAMLSGHKSRKSRRSRQVDEDIPMEVPVEDVNEEPVVMEYNNRKTRRRKSKKDGNKSNGGFPAKGDCDEKSPDDEINRLDVDKQMEESPPDSLAENKSDDQSNHQLRKNHNSDQPVGSKGDTKKESKSKSKNSKGKKGKATIKYSGNLCEKCGEEFESRTKLHKHLIDTGHALPKF, encoded by the exons ATGGCGGCCACAGAAAAACGCTGCCACTACGAGGTATTAGGTCTATCCCGAGACTCTACACCAGAAGAAATTCGAGCTGCATACAAAAAGCTAGCTCTCCAGCGCCACCCCGACAAGCTCGTAAAATCCGGCTTAAGCCAAGCCGAAGCCACAGCTCAATTTCAAGAGCTATCTCAAGCTTATGAAATCCTCTCCGACCCTAAAGAACGCACGTGGTACGATTCTCATCGATCTCAAATCCTTTTCTCTAAACCTAACGACGTCAATTCGTCCGTTCCTATCCCTAATTTATTCTCGTTTTTTTCTAACACCGTCTATTTTGGTTATACTGATACTGGTAAAGGCTTTTACAAGGTTTATAGTGATGTTTTTAGCAAGATTTATGCTAATGAGGTTAGCTATTGTAAgaaattagggttagggttagatAATGTTAAGGAGATGCCTGTGATGGGAAATTTGGAGAGTCCTTATGAGCAAGTTACAGCTTTTTATAACTATTGGTTGGGGTTTGCTACTGTGATGGATTTTTGTTGGGCTGATCAGTATGATGCTATGGCCGGTGTGAACCGGAAATCGAGGAGGGTTATGGAGGATGAGAATAAGAAGGTGAGGAAAAAGGCGAAGAGAGAGTTTAATGAGACGGTGAGAGGGTTGGCGGAGTTTGTTAAGAAGAGAGATAAGCGAGTTATTGATATGATGGTTAAGAGGAATGCTGagatggagaagaagaaagcGGAGGAGAGAGAGCGGAAGAAGAAGTTGGAGAGAGAGAGGATGGAGAGAGCACGTGCCTATGAGGAACCAGAGTGGGCCAGAGCTGATGAGGATGTTGGGGAGGTTGATGGATTTGAGGAGGAGGAAGAAACGGAGAATAAGAAGGGAAATGGTGATAAAGAACTGTATTGTGTTGTGTGCGGGAAGAAATTTAAGAGTGAGAAGCAATGGAAGAATCATGAGCAGTCGAAGAAGCATAAAGAAAAGGTGGCTGAATTGAAGGACGCATATGGGCATGAAGATGAGGAGGAAGAAACTGAAGAAGAAGCTGATTTTGGTGGGGGTGATGAAGATAATGATCAAGGTACAGTTCTTGATACTGATGAGTTAGAGGAGAGGTTCAAAGAGGGTGTTAGAATATCAGGGGACGAGAATGGGGTTGATAATCATGAGTTGAGTGATGAGGAAGATGGATTCTTTGATGTTGAGGATGTTGATGAGGTTGAAGGATCTAATGTGGGAAATGAGAATGACGATGAGCATGAAGGTGAGGATGTTGATGAGGTTGAAGAATCTATTGTTGGAAATGAGAATGGTGGTGAACATGAAGGCGAGGGTGATGATTGGGAAATGAGTGTACTTAAAGCAATGTTAAGTGGGCATAAGAGTCGGAAAAGTAGGAGATCAAGGCAAGTGGATGAGGATATTCCAATGGAAGTTCCCGTCGAGGATGTAAATGAGGAGCCAGTGGTTATGGAGTACAATAATCGAAAGACTAGACGGAGGAAAAGCAAGAAAGATGGTAATAAGAGCAATGGTGGTTTTCCTGCAAAGGGTGATTGCGACGAAAAGAGTCCAGATGATGAAATTAACAGACTTGATGTTGACAAACAAATGGAGGAGTCTCCTCCTGATTCTTTGGCCGAAAACAAGAGTGATGATCAAAGCAACCACCAATTGAGGAAGAACCATAATAGTGACCAGCCAGTTGGCAGTAAAGGGGACACAAAGAAGGAATCCAAAAGCAAGTCTAAGAACTCCAAAGGAAAGAAAGGAAAG GCAACAATCAAGTATTCTGGGAATTTATGTGAGAAATGCGGAGAGGAATTCGAATCAAG GACGAAATTACATAAACACTTGATCGACACAGGTCATGCTTTACCGAAATTCTGA